AGCCCGAACCCCAAATCGAGTTCTCCTCCCGATTTGGCTCGCATTCGCCGGTGGTCAGCTCGGCTATGTCGTCCGCCGATGAGTTATTCCTCAACGATCAGATCTGTTTGATGAAGCTATGCGTTCATTTACATCAGCCGCAGAGGCTTCGAGGAAGATGATGAGTTTGATGATGATGGAAAGAGCATCAAGACGCCGAAACGTTTGTTCTCTGTCCTTCTGCGGCCGGCGGCTACGTTATGCTTCACAACATCCAACCCTTTGCTCGATGCAACTCCCGTCGTCTTTAATCAAgtctcctccttcctcttcaATTCACCATCAGTGGAAAATTTTCTGGATTCAACAACTCCGGAACCCAAATTCTCCTTTTCCGTTCACCAATAAGCCTGCCTAACAACCAAACATAACAATTCTCAGGGTTCGCCATTAGTTGCTGGAAAATTATTTAATTGAGGATTTACGAGTACAGCAATTAACTCTTATTAAGCTTTGAATCGATAAATTTATATCAATACGATTCAAGATTGAACGAATCTGAAGCAGGGGAGGGGATGCGAGTTTCTAGAATTGACGAGGTTGGAGGTGAAGAAGTTAGATGTTAGCGGTGTTGGTGGTGATTGGCGAGGAGGGAGAAGGGGTCAGACGAGGCAGAAAATGGTGGTGGTAGCTTTTCAGGCAACCATGGGGGAAGGgggagaaagaaaagaaaaacaaggtTTATTATTGGgataatgggtgggttaattaggGAGTGGGTTCATTGGGGTGATTAGGGGTTGATGAGGTTATTAAGGGTATGTGTATTAAGTTTTGAAATAGGGATTTTTGGTGAATTTTTGAAACCTGAGGGTTATGTGGTGAATTTTCTCAAAATTTAGGGACATCTCATGAAAAAAACTGatgaattaaaattaaaatgcttAGGAATTGTTTTGATGGAAATAAGCAGCGTTTTTGCTGGATATTTCAAGTTGTATCACTCCACCCTAAACTTTCCCTATTGTTGCCTTCTTGGGGCTTCTTGGTTTAGGGTTTTCGATGTGCTATTACTCCCTACTTTCCAATTATGGGGATAGTCTTTTTCTGTTCTGTATTGTCATTCTAGCTTCTCTCTCCAAAATATCCTCTAGATTGGAGTCCTCTTTTCTCCTTGAGCTCAACTGATTTGAGCACATTCTTGGGGTAATCAGTCTTAGCTATGATAATCACAGTTCACACTGTCTacttgaatattttgtcaatGATGGGCCATTTATGTATCTAGAGAGTTTTCTAAACAACATGTTGCGCCTCTATGTTAGAGCTATTTCTATTGTCTACTCTCATGTCGTCCTAGTCTCAAACCATCGTGTTGCTGATATAGCtacagaaattcaccaaataagGGAAATATTGTATATTGTTATTACAAGCCAATGTGTTTCTTAATTAAGTGTTCATATAAGATTCCTTATGCTCCCCTGTATTCATGCTTCATAGATTCTGTACTATAAAGGAGTTACGTGGATTGTTATAGGTACTATGGTGGATGGGCTGCACCTAACATATTCTTTTTGGGTTTTGCTGGGGTGATCAAGTTTGGCAGCATTCGAATTGGTGGATTGTCGGGGATATACAATTGTCGCCATTATAGTTTAGGTAGGTCCGtggtatatttttgttttgagtGGTTTTGTGTTCTATAGAAactgttttttatttattacaaACATGGCCTTAGATATTTGTATGACAGATTTATTGTCTAGACCTTTCTGTATCTCTATCTATAGCAACCAAAATAGGGAAAACTTTATCATATCTACATGTGTTATGGATGAGCAGGGCATTTTGAAAGACCTCCATACAATGAGAGTGATATACGGTCCATTTACCATGTTCGTGAATATGACGTCCACAAGCTTATGCAAGTTAAGGAGCCAATCGATATATTTCTTTCACATGATTGGCCGCTTGGTATTACTGATTGTGGAAACTGGAGAGAACTTGTCAAGAAGAAGCCCTCCTTTGAAAAAGAGGTAGGTTAAATTATGCGACTGAAAATATCTTATATGATGGTGTAACATTCTATTCTGCTTTATTCGGTTTCTAAGAAGCAAATAGGGTTTGTCTCTAATTATTCAAAGAGCTAGTAGGAGTTGAACCACTATCCCTCACACTGTCTTTAACTTTTGTGTTGGTGCGTTGTAGGAGTCTGTCGTAATACGATAGTCACACATTTGAGTCAAATCTAACGCAAATTTTTATGCTGAATTGCTGATTATCTTCCACTATCAGGAAATAAAACTTATTGTTTCAACAATCACTTGGCAAATATCTGAATAAATTGAAATCTCGTTGCGCTATTAGTTCAATAATACAAGTTAGAAGTGTGAAGTCCAATTCTAATGATTCTTTAATCATGTTGCATGATGGTGGAAATGCTTGGTGTTGTATATGTGTATAATTTCTTGTCGTCATCCCTTAAAATCACAATATTATTGAAGGTCATGTTAGCACGCACTTTCATGCTTTTATAATAAATGGGCTATTATTAATGATAATATTTTCACCATGACTTACTAGTTACTATTGTGTAAGTATTCATTCTCAGATTCAGGAACGAACTCTTGGTAGTAAGCCTGCTGCTAAGTTGCTGGAGAAGTTGAAGCCTTCTTATTGGTTTTCGGCTCACCTGCACTGCAAATTTTCTGCCCTTGTTCAGCATGGCGAAGGTGGTCCTATGACAAAATTTCTTGCACTTGACAAGTGCTTGCCTGGTCGCAAATTCTTACAGGTATGAGTTGCTTATTCCAGTATCCGTCCAATTCATCAACTGCTTGAAATTGCTGATTTTAGATTTTTGTTGTGTCAGATTATTGAAATCGAATCTGACCCTGGACCATTTGAAATATGTTATGATGAAGAATGGCTTGCGATTACTAGGACATTCAATGTAGCCTTCCCCTTAACTGCAAGGCCTGCTGATTTGCGGTGTGTTACTTAATCTATTTGTCGATATTCCTGTTTTCTCTTTGATTAAGTGTTGACAAATATTGTTTTTATTTGAAGGAGTGTTCAAGCTGACACAGAAGGTTCACGTCAGTGGGTCAGGAGTAAGCTAAACACAAGAGGGAATAAACCCTTTGAATTCACACGAACAGCTCCGTGCCATGATCCCTCTCAACCTGTTTTTAACGGTTCCTCTGCCGGTAATCATGATTCATGTAGTATATTGTGTACCTGAAATTATTTTTTCTGCTTGTCTTTTTTAGAGCTACGCAATTTTCTGTATTATTCTGTTTAGTTTCCTATGTAAAGGGCACCCAGCAAGCAGTTTTCTTAGGCTAGGTAACTATGTAGATCTTGCCTTTCTTGTTGAAACTATCAGTGGCTGCAAAATGCAAATgttgttacttttttttgttcGAGTATCAAACATGCTCAAATAGTTCCTCAATGTGGTGATCTGATAACAATTGGTGTTTGTCAGATGCTCTGCAATCTTATTTTTTTTCACGCCTAATTTGATGTGCATTACGATGGTTATGGGATGATATGCTGTATTGATCTTTTCCTACCCCAGTGTTCATTTGTTCATATAAAATGTTGGTGCCCTTTTGTTTCCCAAGTTTGAATAATAGCTGTTTATTCATGTTTTCTTTACTCAAGATGAGTTTTATTTCCCCCCATTTCTCTATATGTTGACATTGTAATTGCTATGATCAAGCATCGCAAGTTTGACATTGTAATTGGTATAATCAAGTATTTGATGGTCAgtggtattttttttattatagaaCATCATCGGAATCCTCAGACAAAAGCACTTTTGAAGTTCCTTGAGCTGCCATATCTTCTTGATAACTCCACTGCACGCAATGAGCCGAGTTCTTACTCTCCATCGGTATCTAAAGCTGGTAATCATTCGTGACTATGCATAGTAGacactttcttttttgtttgatCTTTTGCATTAATATAATTTGCATTCAGATTTTGCTTCAATATCATTATAAAAACTCTTAAagcctcttcgcttcctttcatgaagtagaagatggtcttcCTGTTGTCGTCctgttatcgcttttgggtcaatagGAAACAActtctctgcaattgcaggggtaaggttgcgtacacccgacccccccttaccccgcttcttgcgggagtctctttgaggcaatggggtaatgataatgaatgaatGAACGATCATTATAAAAACTCCCTCTAATGCATGAGATCTaacaaagaaagaaaacaaCAAGACTAAATTGAAAAGCCAGAGATTCTTCCTATATTACATGGACTCTGGATATGCGTATGAGCATATGAGCGTATGTGCATTTGTCTGATTGTATGTGTACGGTCACGTTGTACAAAACTTTTAGGACGTGAGGTCTAAGTTAGATATGGAAATAATTACACGTAAATAATACTCCCACAGATATAGAAAACTACCTAAATTAAAGAAAAACACTACATATAAAAAAACCCATTTGACCCCATACCAGGGAATAAAATCTCGGCCGAGTCAACTCGGATCGCCCGAGCTAACTCGGAATTTCAAGCTGGCGATACAAGTTTGCCCAAGTTGTAACGCCGTTTTGAAAAATAGCGAGATTTGGCCCGGTTCAGCCGATCCGAACCGGTTTCGTCCGCATTAATCGTTATTAGCCTAAATTTCGGCCCAATTTCTCATgcttttgacaaaaaaaaaagaaagaagggAAGAAATCAAGGAACTCCATTAAAATCGATGGGGAAGCTCAATTTACAGAGGTTAACAACtgaaaaagaagaagagagagatcATAAATGTTCCACTGAATTTACACGTGTTTGAGGTTGGGGTAGGTAGGTGGGGGCCGTGGGGCTgagtttattttccttttttttttattaaacacAATAGTAGAAAATGGAACTGGGGTAGGTGAGAATTTGGGTAGGTGGGGATTGGGGTAGTGGGCTTTTATCTATTttattagttaaatattttataggCTGGGCTAGTAAACTACTTCGTATATAATGAGTCAACATGAATGCCTTGGGTTTTAATTCgtatgaaaatttattaatcctAAATTAACTAACTacaaaattaattagaataatacTTGTTTAAAAAGGCAAACAATTTTTTTGTTGCCACAACCGCGACTCGATTCGCGACGAACGCATCAATTCCGATACCCTCAACACCACACCGCGACCGATACCGCGACCGATACCGCATTTTCGAACCATGCCCCATACCCACCCTCAAGTTCGAAATAGAGAAAAGAGACGAGGGAGAGTATTCCATCATTGCACATGAACACCGTTTCACAAATCCGAAACCTCCTGCCAAATCCGACAACCACAACCTCCTGCCAAATCCGACAACCACAACCTTGATTTTGGTAAATTTCATTTGTGGTTGCGGTGAAGAGGATAGAAAGCGTGGAGGTGATCAAGGAGAGAGAGGGTAGATATTGTTGTGGTGTTAGGGGTGGTGGAGATGTCGGCCATAGGGACATGTGGAGGGAGGTAGGCTTCCATGGGGAACAAGAAGAGATTCATGTTGATTCATGTCATGATATGTGACTTAGTTTTACCGCTGGTCGCCACCAACCTACCGCAACCCTCCTCCTTTATCCGGGCTTGGGACCGGTAGATACGCGACACTCACAGGCGGAGTTGGGTAACAAGAAAAGATAGGATGAAGAAATGATCGAGACAGGGGAGTAGGAAGTAATCATTTTGAAGGGATTATTTAGTTCGTAAGTAATAGTAATATATACTCAGTAGTGCGGGGTAAGGGTAAAACTGGTATTGTACATTACAAAACTCGCCAAATAAAAAAACATGTCAACTAAGAAAAACATAGGAAGTATATTCAACAAAACAAAGGAGATGCACTTCCAAGAGAAAAATATTTCTTTGTTCAACCAAAGGTAACATGAGGTCAATCAGTCCTAATTAAGGAAGTCTGTTTGGAACTCTATGTACTCAATCATTGAAGCTCATTTATGATTCTGGTTCAAGCCTTTTATCAAGCAGAATAAACTTGTTCATAGAGCTACTTTGATTACAAATTGGAATTCAGAGTTAAGTTTATGTTTTAAAATTGAAACTAGGAAAAACtggaaatattttagaataGTTTCGAAACCTTTAAATGGGTTTAACAAATGAAATATGATAAAATAGAAAATAGATTAATTTCAAATAATAGTCTTAGCAGCGGGAACACAAAAAAGGTGTTGTGACTTTTTTGCAAGTACTTGTTACAAGTGTTTATTTATTGATTTGTTTGCATGTAATTCTTATGAGGCGTTTGGTATGTGGTAATGAGAATTTGGGGAATGGAGTGTGGGATTAGGATGTGAGTTTGTGGGTGGAAATTCCTTCATATTTTTCCTATTGACTTGTTTCTGTAATGATGAGAAATAAATTGGGAATACATTACAAAATTACTCAAACACCCTTATTATACAACTCATCTTTCTTATTCATTAATGGCTTTTGGACATTTTTCTCCTTTCTCAATTCCGTTCATCAATTTCCACCCCCTTCCAcggggaaaaaaaaataaaggaacTGAGCTCAATATTTCCTATTCTCAAACCCATGTTTATTTCCTATTCCCACTTAACAAACATGGGAAATGGGCCAAGTTCGGAAATAAATTCCCATTCCCATCAACATTTCCACTAAACAAACACACTCTTAGTTCTTACAACGTTACAAGTGCTTATTTTGTGATTTGTCTTTTCTTCTTTGTGTATTTTGATGGTTTGACACAGGATAAGGGTGTAAAGCAAAGCGGGGAAGGAGAGTTACTTTTTGTCCTTCTGTGCTGTTTTAACTCCGCATCTACAACGGTTAAAACGTTATAGCTTTCTTCATAAGTTTAGATTGCGTGTAGCGAACGATTTTCACACGTCATTCTCGTGAGGATTCTTCCAAACATAGGTCCATCGGCAAAAGTGAATAGGAGATATACATGAGATTACCATTGTCTTAACCTACGTTACTCGGACTCGGGTACGGGTGTCGGAAACGGGTATGGATCAGAGTGTCGGACTCGGAAAAACTGAAATTTGAAGACACGGGGACCCTGTCCTAAATTTAGACACGGGTACGGGgatatgaaaattaaaaaaaaaaaatacaaaaaaaaagaaagaaaggaagtcttaaaaaatcaaataaacataGATACAGTTGTATTCTAAAAAGGTCCACTGAAAAGGTCCACCAAGTCCTTTAACATACGTAGTATACAACTAAAGGGGTCCACCAAGTCCTCCTCCAATCTTGAACATTAAAGGggataaaaaatatatagacaaaaaaaatcaaaagtaaataaagttGCCTTTTCACTgtactttttataaaaaaaagggaagATATCTTTTGTCTTTGTACAGCTGTAGTTTCTAAGTTTcaatctaaaaagaaaaagcttTTTTACGCAACTTCATCTTCCTGGAACTGTGCAACAACAAGACCAGCACCGCCGCTTCCCTGGTTGCCGCCGGCAGAGTACCATCAGTGGGATGGGCGACCAAAATTACACCACCATGTTCGGAATTACGTTTCTAACAAAAGCCCCAATATTTAAACAAGAAACTAGGTAATCTTCAACCCCAATTAACAGATCTAGggtttgaaaattgaaaaaagaaaagtaaatTGCTTCTTCCACCTCCTTTAGCTGCCGTGTCCGACTGACCCTACAAGGATCCGGTGCGGATTCCATACCGGGATCCTTGTCGTGTCGGGTCGACCTGGGTACGAGGGCAAAACTGCCGAGTCGAAGTAACTTAGGTCTTAACTAAATCGATTCAGGTTCCCTGGTTTAGAGGTGTGTTATCGTACTTCCATACAATTATAAGTTATGACATTGATCATGATGGCATCCTAATGGCCATGGGTGAGAAACCAGCTGCCCGCATAAGTGTACCTAATGTTGCTTGTCATGTACATTGTTGTATCTCCCCTTCACTTATGCTGACGGACCAACATTTGGATTAGTCCTGACATGGATTTCAGTTCGTTATCAGCAGGCAAAGCGTTTAAA
This Spinacia oleracea cultivar Varoflay chromosome 6, BTI_SOV_V1, whole genome shotgun sequence DNA region includes the following protein-coding sequences:
- the LOC110777710 gene encoding lariat debranching enzyme isoform X1; translated protein: MKIAVEGCMHGDLDNVYKTIADLERDENTKIDLLICCGDFQAVRNKKDLESLNVKPKYRQMNTFWKYYSGKEVAPVPTIFIGGNHEASNYLWELYYGGWAAPNIFFLGFAGVIKFGSIRIGGLSGIYNCRHYSLGHFERPPYNESDIRSIYHVREYDVHKLMQVKEPIDIFLSHDWPLGITDCGNWRELVKKKPSFEKEIQERTLGSKPAAKLLEKLKPSYWFSAHLHCKFSALVQHGEGGPMTKFLALDKCLPGRKFLQIIEIESDPGPFEICYDEEWLAITRTFNVAFPLTARPADLRSVQADTEGSRQWVRSKLNTRGNKPFEFTRTAPCHDPSQPVFNGSSAEHHRNPQTKALLKFLELPYLLDNSTARNEPSSYSPSVSKAGPYSINNEDIPIDDVDELEELTAADTEE
- the LOC110777710 gene encoding lariat debranching enzyme isoform X2 produces the protein MKIAVEGCMHGDLDNVYKTIADLERDENTKIDLLICCGDFQAVRNKKDLESLNVKPKYRQMNTFWKYYSGKEVAPVPTIFIGGNHEASNYLWELYYGGWAAPNIFFLGFAGVIKFGSIRIGGLSGIYNCRHYSLGHFERPPYNESDIRSIYHVREYDVHKLMQVKEPIDIFLSHDWPLGITDCGNWRELVKKKPSFEKEIQERTLGSKPAAKLLEKLKPSYWFSAHLHCKFSALVQHGEGGPMTKFLALDKCLPGRKFLQIIEIESDPGPFEICYDEEWLAITRTFNVAFPLTARPADLRSVQADTEGSRQWVRSKLNTRGNKPFEFTRTAPCHDPSQPVFNGSSAEHHRNPQTKALLKFLELPYLLDNSTARNEPSSYSPSVSKAEIALTAFVVSMYCGLHPVVNS